A single window of Hymenobacter sp. APR13 DNA harbors:
- a CDS encoding Crp/Fnr family transcriptional regulator, with translation MGPFLQVCQTICPLSDGLQLALTQLVRREELPRRHQLLQPGQVAGRLYFVERGVVRGYSLHEGKDVSAWFMRDGDFVVSILSFFSRQPSHEYVELLTDCVLWSLSWEQLQQLYRQFPEFNFVGRVLTERYYVLSEQRALRLRMLPAAERYQLLLRDFPAIFQHVPLKHIASHLGLTPETLSRLRARA, from the coding sequence ATGGGCCCTTTTCTGCAGGTGTGCCAGACCATCTGTCCACTTTCCGACGGCCTGCAACTGGCCCTGACGCAGCTGGTACGGCGCGAGGAGCTGCCGCGGCGGCATCAGCTGCTGCAGCCGGGCCAGGTGGCGGGGCGGCTGTATTTTGTGGAACGCGGTGTGGTGCGCGGCTACTCGCTGCACGAGGGCAAGGACGTATCGGCGTGGTTTATGCGCGACGGCGACTTTGTGGTGTCCATCCTGAGCTTCTTTTCGCGGCAACCGTCGCACGAGTACGTAGAGCTGCTCACCGACTGCGTGCTGTGGTCGTTGTCGTGGGAACAGCTGCAGCAACTGTACCGGCAGTTTCCGGAGTTCAACTTTGTGGGGCGCGTGCTGACGGAGCGCTATTATGTACTCAGCGAACAGCGGGCCTTGCGCCTGCGGATGCTGCCCGCTGCCGAGCGCTATCAGCTGCTGCTGCGCGACTTCCCGGCAATCTTCCAGCACGTGCCACTCAAGCACATTGCCTCCCACCTCGGCCTCACCCCCGAAACCCTCAGCCGCCTGCGCGCCCGGGCGTAG
- a CDS encoding sterol desaturase family protein codes for MLGSILLAFAGCFLLERLIPGWPLPRISSWPLRVLAINAAQLGVVLLAGVSWEKWLSEYSVFHLSRHVGPVAGGVLAYVVATFVFYWWHRWRHTVDFLWRHFHQIHHSPRRIEVITSFYKHPLEMTVNSILGGLLVFTLLGLSPAAGAVYTLCTALGEFFYHTNVRTPQWIGYVFQRPEMHRIHHEYQKHSHNYGDLPLWDWLFGTYHNPREFQATCGFDADKEERLLPMLLFRDVHEEPTQVPAPGTPAT; via the coding sequence ATGCTCGGCTCTATTCTGCTGGCGTTTGCCGGCTGCTTCTTGCTGGAACGCCTGATTCCGGGCTGGCCGCTGCCCCGGATTTCGTCGTGGCCGCTACGCGTGCTGGCCATCAACGCGGCCCAACTGGGCGTGGTGCTGCTGGCGGGCGTGAGCTGGGAAAAGTGGCTGTCGGAATACTCGGTGTTTCACCTCTCGCGGCACGTGGGGCCGGTGGCGGGCGGCGTGCTGGCCTATGTGGTGGCCACATTCGTGTTCTACTGGTGGCACCGCTGGCGGCATACCGTCGATTTCCTGTGGCGGCACTTTCACCAGATCCATCACAGCCCCCGGCGCATCGAGGTAATTACCTCCTTCTACAAGCACCCGCTGGAAATGACAGTCAACTCCATTCTGGGCGGTTTGCTGGTATTCACGCTGCTGGGCCTGAGCCCGGCCGCCGGGGCCGTGTACACGCTTTGCACCGCGCTGGGCGAGTTCTTCTACCACACCAACGTGCGCACGCCCCAGTGGATCGGCTACGTGTTTCAGCGGCCCGAAATGCACCGCATCCACCACGAATACCAGAAGCATAGCCACAACTACGGCGACCTGCCGCTCTGGGACTGGCTGTTCGGCACCTACCACAACCCGCGCGAGTTCCAGGCCACCTGCGGCTTCGACGCCGACAAAGAAGAACGCCTGCTGCCCATGCTGCTCTTCCGCGACGTGCACGAGGAGCCCACCCAGGTACCCGCACCCGGCACGCCGGCCACATAA